A single genomic interval of Halorubrum aethiopicum harbors:
- a CDS encoding DHH family phosphoesterase — translation MSGASGSARTRYAILGCGSVGHAVAESLSDRGKDVLILDRDESRVEALRDQDLNARVQDIAEPDVVDALDDRDIVLILASDVEANKAAVSAIREVDGDQYVVVRASDPVSEDELRERGADVVINPSTVIADSALQSLETGELEYMARQLAEIIEGGGDRMAILTHDNPEPDSIASATALQAIAGAFGVEADILYSGDVGHQENRAFVNLLGIDLRSRADAPPLSEYDTVAAVDLAKSAEDDVDPETGIDVYIDHLESDAPPDARFVDVRTNVSSTSTILTKYLQEFDQSPTEAVATALLYGIRAETLDFKRDTTPADLTAAAYLHPFANHDTLEQVESPSMSPETLDVLAEAIQNRQVQGSHLFSTAGFIRDREALAQAAQHLLNLEGITTTAVLGIADDHIYLAARSKDIRLNIGNVLQEAFAEMGDAAGHSTQGSVEIPLGIFTGIEASGGNRDTLLHLTEEAVRRKLFDALGVEGATEGGNGS, via the coding sequence ATGAGTGGCGCATCCGGCTCGGCACGCACGCGGTACGCGATCCTCGGCTGCGGGAGCGTCGGCCACGCGGTCGCGGAGTCGCTCTCCGATCGCGGCAAGGACGTGCTCATCCTCGACCGCGACGAGAGCCGCGTCGAGGCGCTGCGGGACCAGGACCTCAACGCCCGCGTCCAGGACATCGCGGAGCCCGACGTCGTCGACGCGCTCGACGACCGGGACATCGTGTTGATCCTCGCCTCCGACGTCGAAGCCAACAAGGCGGCCGTCTCCGCGATCCGCGAGGTCGACGGCGACCAGTACGTGGTCGTGCGGGCGTCCGACCCGGTGAGCGAGGACGAGCTGCGCGAGCGCGGCGCGGACGTGGTGATCAACCCCTCGACGGTGATCGCCGACAGCGCCCTCCAGTCGCTCGAGACGGGCGAGCTGGAGTACATGGCCCGCCAGCTCGCGGAGATCATCGAGGGCGGCGGCGACCGGATGGCGATCCTCACCCACGACAACCCCGAGCCGGACTCGATCGCGTCGGCGACCGCGCTTCAGGCGATCGCGGGCGCGTTCGGGGTCGAGGCGGACATCCTCTACTCCGGCGACGTGGGGCACCAAGAGAACCGCGCGTTCGTGAACTTACTCGGGATCGACCTGCGCTCGCGGGCCGATGCGCCGCCGCTCTCGGAGTACGACACGGTCGCCGCGGTCGACCTCGCGAAGTCCGCCGAGGACGACGTGGACCCCGAGACGGGGATCGACGTCTACATCGACCACCTCGAGTCGGACGCACCCCCGGACGCGCGGTTCGTCGACGTCCGGACCAACGTCTCCTCGACATCGACGATCCTCACGAAGTACCTCCAGGAGTTCGACCAGTCGCCGACGGAGGCGGTCGCGACCGCCCTGTTGTACGGGATCCGCGCTGAGACGCTGGACTTCAAACGCGACACCACGCCCGCGGACCTCACCGCGGCCGCGTACCTCCACCCGTTCGCCAACCACGACACGCTCGAGCAGGTGGAGTCACCGTCGATGAGCCCCGAGACGCTCGACGTGCTGGCCGAGGCGATCCAGAACCGGCAGGTCCAGGGGAGCCACCTCTTCTCGACGGCCGGGTTCATCCGCGACCGCGAGGCGCTCGCGCAGGCGGCCCAACACCTCCTCAACCTCGAGGGGATCACGACGACCGCCGTGCTCGGGATCGCGGACGACCACATCTACCTCGCGGCCCGCTCGAAGGACATCCGGCTCAACATCGGCAACGTCCTCCAGGAGGCGTTCGCGGAGATGGGCGACGCCGCCGGCCACTCGACGCAGGGCTCCGTCGAGATCCCGCTCGGCATCTTCACGGGCATCGAGGCGAGCGGCGGGAACCGCGACACCCTCCTCCACCTGACCGAGGAGGCGGTCCGCCGGAAGCTGTTCGACGCGCTCGGCGTCGAGGGCGCGACAGAGGGCGGAAACGGGTCGTAG
- a CDS encoding RidA family protein, which produces MVRHISTDAGYDSDFPFSQGVIHGDTVYTAGQIPKDPKTREIVGETIGEQTHATFDNLEAVLEAAGTSLENVVKATAFLTDMDDIEDFNRAYRDRMPAPYPGRSTVEVAALAIDITVEIEMVAAIE; this is translated from the coding sequence ATGGTACGGCACATCTCGACGGACGCCGGCTACGACAGCGACTTCCCGTTCTCACAGGGCGTGATCCACGGCGACACCGTCTACACCGCCGGACAGATCCCGAAGGACCCCAAAACGCGCGAGATCGTGGGCGAGACGATCGGCGAACAGACGCACGCGACGTTCGACAACCTCGAGGCCGTCCTCGAGGCTGCGGGGACCTCCCTCGAGAACGTCGTCAAGGCCACGGCGTTCCTGACGGACATGGACGACATCGAGGATTTCAACCGGGCGTACCGCGACCGGATGCCCGCGCCGTATCCCGGACGGAGCACCGTCGAGGTCGCCGCGCTGGCCATCGACATCACGGTGGAGATCGAGATGGTCGCGGCCATCGAGTAG
- a CDS encoding C45 family autoproteolytic acyltransferase/hydolase: MPSATADGTTYMGQNWDWLAPVADTLFLMELRREDAPDALAMTEAGIVGGKVGVNEHGIGIAVNGLISGDDGEDGFRKPYHVRFREVLDAERYDDALRPILETDRVCSANVLVGHADGELIDLEAAPELVNTIYPEGGVLTHSNHFETDAVESVNERRGPSTLYRAERLRRLLAEEVDAGDAGREGIGSGAIRDALRDHFGRPSSICSHVDESLPEVEHGQTNASLVIDLRERRILGQRGPPCEGEYHEYAL, encoded by the coding sequence ATGCCGTCGGCGACCGCGGACGGGACGACCTACATGGGCCAGAACTGGGACTGGCTCGCCCCGGTCGCGGACACGCTCTTCCTGATGGAGCTGCGCCGCGAGGACGCGCCCGACGCCCTGGCGATGACGGAGGCGGGCATCGTCGGCGGGAAGGTCGGCGTGAACGAACACGGCATCGGGATCGCGGTCAACGGCCTGATCTCCGGCGACGACGGGGAAGACGGGTTCCGGAAGCCCTACCACGTCCGGTTCCGCGAGGTGCTCGACGCCGAGCGGTACGACGACGCGCTCCGGCCGATCCTGGAGACGGACCGGGTCTGCTCGGCGAACGTCCTCGTCGGCCACGCCGACGGCGAGCTGATCGACCTCGAGGCCGCCCCCGAACTGGTCAACACGATCTACCCCGAGGGAGGCGTGCTCACGCACTCGAACCACTTCGAGACCGACGCGGTCGAGAGCGTCAACGAGCGGCGCGGCCCGAGCACGCTCTACCGCGCCGAGCGCCTCCGGCGGCTGCTCGCCGAGGAGGTCGACGCCGGCGACGCGGGACGGGAGGGGATCGGCTCCGGAGCGATCCGCGACGCGCTGCGGGACCACTTCGGCCGCCCGTCGAGCATCTGTAGCCACGTCGACGAGTCGCTCCCCGAGGTCGAACACGGGCAGACGAACGCCAGCCTCGTCATCGACCTCCGGGAACGGCGGATACTCGGCCAGCGCGGCCCGCCCTGCGAGGGCGAGTACCACGAGTACGCGCTCTGA